In Paenibacillus algicola, a genomic segment contains:
- a CDS encoding glycosyltransferase family 4 protein, with the protein MRSVRYISCDEQTGYGTAAAGLITALKAAGIRVEQTLIRSGRVNRGGILVREERFPARASAEAVIIHTVPEYYPYWLEKTSRTHPHAPVWGYTAWETDRIPPHWAGLLNRLHGVFVPSQWNREVLLACGVEVPVVVLPHVSEFGGATPHTAPSHDLQKVLAEAEGRFLFYSIGMWNERKNQPLLIEAFREEFHQDEKAVLLLKTDALDWTTCRRSWKKLFLRPTFDSSSSSLKKLTEAQPEGGRILHVTKEWCAGDLAWLHQQGDCFVSCTRGEGWGMGAYEAAWYGKAVVMTSHGGQLDYLSPEDAYLLPFQLERVATAFGKGSYTQEQQWAAVDKQEVRKVLRAIYQDPSRAKHKGEQLRDKVSRAFHPERIANTCIEVLFP; encoded by the coding sequence TTGAGAAGCGTTCGTTATATTTCCTGCGACGAACAGACCGGTTACGGAACGGCCGCGGCCGGTCTGATCACTGCGCTGAAGGCCGCCGGCATCAGGGTAGAGCAGACCTTGATCCGCTCCGGACGCGTGAACCGCGGCGGCATTCTGGTGCGGGAGGAGCGCTTCCCTGCCCGAGCCTCCGCCGAGGCGGTGATCATTCACACCGTGCCGGAATATTATCCGTACTGGCTGGAGAAGACAAGCCGCACGCACCCGCACGCACCGGTCTGGGGCTACACCGCCTGGGAGACCGATCGCATTCCGCCGCACTGGGCGGGACTGCTGAACCGGCTGCACGGCGTGTTTGTGCCAAGTCAGTGGAACCGGGAGGTGCTGCTGGCTTGCGGCGTGGAAGTGCCGGTGGTTGTGCTGCCGCATGTGTCAGAGTTTGGTGGGGCGACCCCGCACACAGCGCCAAGTCATGATCTGCAAAAGGTGCTTGCAGAGGCGGAAGGCCGCTTTCTCTTTTATAGCATTGGCATGTGGAATGAGCGAAAGAACCAGCCTTTGCTGATCGAGGCTTTTCGGGAGGAGTTTCACCAAGATGAGAAGGCCGTCCTTCTCTTGAAGACAGACGCCTTGGACTGGACGACCTGCCGCCGCAGCTGGAAGAAGCTGTTTCTCCGGCCGACCTTTGACTCCAGCAGCTCCAGCTTGAAGAAGCTGACGGAAGCGCAGCCTGAAGGAGGACGTATACTGCATGTGACGAAGGAATGGTGTGCCGGCGATCTCGCCTGGCTGCATCAGCAGGGAGACTGCTTCGTCTCCTGCACGCGCGGCGAAGGCTGGGGTATGGGCGCGTATGAAGCCGCCTGGTACGGCAAGGCCGTTGTGATGACCTCCCACGGCGGACAGCTGGATTATTTGTCTCCGGAGGATGCTTATCTGCTGCCGTTCCAGCTGGAGCGTGTGGCCACCGCGTTCGGCAAAGGCTCCTATACCCAGGAGCAGCAATGGGCGGCCGTGGACAAGCAGGAGGTACGCAAGGTATTACGGGCAATCTATCAGGACCCGTCCCGGGCGAAGCATAAAGGCGAGCAGCTTCGGGACAAGGTGTCGCGTGCCTTCCATCCTGAGCGTATTGCCAATACATGCATAGAGGTGCTTTTTCCATGA
- a CDS encoding glycosyltransferase family 4 protein — MKVLIDPEIFFYGRCGMVRYYSALFQELERRGVEMDLPLLRSQSDFISGRLQWLDRAKPLLDRLPYGGKLYTFVNKMSKAWYRQKVKQGHYDALFMTSPVFEDSFLNDLPGGKPSFMVVHDTMRCVLGPDGLYDPAGSNADRLASLIHRVSKVFAISHQTAQDIVSLTGTEQPHMTVIHTGNLLSMKAERAVEGLPSRYLLFVGDRTGRKNFRFLLHSLSRWLREEERDLQLVCTGPSNPWEQDLLGRLGLQERVTFVEAPDEVLVYLYRHAEGLLFPSLYEGFGLPVLEAMSLGCPVVTSGQGALLEVGGEAPIYVDPCDAASILEGVKQLMQDEHRQQRIKAGLEQSRRFTLSRMADHFQQEMEEVLRGGDRVERSGQEEQT; from the coding sequence ATGAAGGTATTGATAGATCCGGAGATTTTTTTCTATGGCCGGTGCGGCATGGTCCGCTACTATAGCGCGCTGTTTCAAGAGCTGGAGCGAAGAGGGGTAGAGATGGATCTGCCGCTGCTGCGGTCACAAAGCGACTTTATCTCGGGCAGGCTTCAGTGGCTGGATCGCGCCAAGCCGCTTCTGGACCGACTGCCTTATGGCGGCAAGCTCTATACGTTCGTAAACAAGATGTCCAAGGCGTGGTACCGCCAAAAGGTGAAGCAGGGACATTACGATGCGCTGTTCATGACGTCGCCCGTGTTCGAGGATTCCTTTCTGAACGACCTGCCTGGTGGCAAGCCTTCCTTCATGGTCGTCCACGATACGATGCGCTGTGTGCTGGGTCCTGACGGATTGTATGATCCTGCAGGCAGTAATGCCGATCGGCTGGCAAGCCTGATCCACCGGGTGAGTAAGGTGTTTGCCATTTCGCATCAGACCGCGCAGGATATCGTGTCTTTGACGGGGACAGAGCAGCCTCATATGACGGTGATCCATACCGGGAATTTGCTGTCCATGAAGGCAGAAAGAGCAGTAGAGGGCCTGCCTTCCCGGTATTTGCTGTTTGTAGGAGACCGTACCGGCCGCAAAAATTTCCGTTTCCTGCTGCACTCTCTCTCCCGCTGGCTGCGGGAGGAGGAGAGAGACCTGCAGCTGGTCTGTACGGGACCAAGCAATCCGTGGGAGCAGGATCTGCTGGGACGTCTCGGCCTGCAGGAGCGAGTGACCTTCGTGGAAGCGCCGGATGAGGTGCTGGTGTACTTGTACCGCCATGCGGAGGGATTATTATTCCCCTCCCTGTATGAAGGGTTTGGGCTGCCGGTGCTGGAGGCCATGTCTCTCGGCTGTCCGGTGGTTACCTCCGGTCAGGGCGCTCTGCTGGAGGTCGGAGGTGAGGCTCCGATCTATGTAGATCCCTGCGATGCGGCCTCGATTCTGGAGGGCGTGAAGCAGCTGATGCAGGATGAACATCGGCAGCAGAGGATAAAGGCCGGGCTGGAGCAGTCTCGCAGGTTTACCTTGTCTCGCATGGCGGATCATTTTCAACAGGAAATGGAAGAAGTGCTGCGAGGCGGTGACAGAGTAGAGCGTTCAGGGCAGGAGGAACAGACATGA
- a CDS encoding DUF4352 domain-containing protein, which yields MMKKLILPMMASAVLLAGCSSGDTASLEKEVEDLKQEVAALRDILGVTPVVSAGGSGDQSEAKAPAGKGEYVAGQPFEFEGVTYTFTVGERQSQLSDKVPADDGKEFYIVNADIHNTSNEDYAYSQASFSVVTSSGEIEDNYFFIDTKDQHDELGHGDLAPNGKKSGWIAFHIQKGDQPSELRYEARTFAENSKFKVQLP from the coding sequence ATGATGAAAAAGCTTATACTGCCCATGATGGCGTCTGCTGTACTGCTTGCAGGGTGCTCGTCCGGGGATACGGCTTCCCTTGAGAAAGAAGTGGAAGATCTGAAACAGGAGGTCGCGGCGCTCAGAGACATCCTCGGCGTCACACCGGTTGTGTCCGCAGGGGGAAGCGGGGACCAGAGTGAAGCCAAAGCTCCAGCCGGAAAGGGTGAATACGTGGCAGGACAGCCTTTTGAATTTGAAGGTGTAACATATACCTTCACGGTAGGTGAGCGCCAATCGCAGTTAAGCGATAAGGTGCCCGCGGATGACGGCAAGGAATTTTATATCGTGAATGCAGACATTCATAATACAAGCAATGAGGACTATGCTTACAGCCAGGCCAGCTTTAGCGTGGTCACCTCATCTGGTGAAATAGAAGACAATTATTTCTTCATCGATACAAAAGATCAACATGATGAGCTGGGTCATGGCGATCTGGCACCGAACGGAAAGAAATCGGGATGGATCGCGTTCCATATCCAAAAGGGCGACCAGCCGTCCGAGCTTCGATACGAAGCCAGAACCTTTGCCGAGAACAGCAAGTTCAAAGTCCAGCTGCCATAG
- a CDS encoding glycosyltransferase family protein, with protein sequence MIAFCTVITMDYMDQAAVLFQSLAKHQQDYQGFALVIDADSVSDLPADLPYTVILLEELDIHNLDQMVIYYNAFELCNAVRPSWIKHLMLHYNSSKVIYLDSDIYVTSSFDEALSLLDTCLFSFTPHITKPLPLDGQQPDDLQLLQVGLYNSGFWMFRQHERSLEMLDWLISRFEIYCFDDLSRRMFCDQKLLPMLVHHYAEDFRRLDAPQYNIAHWNMFQRELYREDGRYWVDGKPVVFVHLSGFKPEQPKVLTHHLHRMSPELLEVIQPLLQEYASLLTRAAAVLQEKSVPEPRGSKRLGRSPIPEVTREYKYLREPRTGWILTDFRRRYYFQHRSLEGVKRLERRAWLKKAIKRGLIGWIIRR encoded by the coding sequence ATGATCGCCTTTTGTACCGTCATTACAATGGACTATATGGACCAGGCTGCGGTGCTGTTTCAATCGCTGGCGAAGCACCAGCAGGACTACCAAGGCTTTGCGCTGGTGATTGACGCCGATTCCGTAAGCGACCTCCCTGCGGACTTGCCGTATACGGTCATTCTGCTCGAGGAGCTGGACATTCACAATCTGGACCAGATGGTCATTTACTACAATGCATTTGAATTGTGCAATGCGGTAAGGCCATCATGGATAAAGCACCTGATGCTGCATTACAACAGCAGTAAGGTCATCTATCTGGATTCCGACATTTATGTCACCTCGTCGTTCGACGAGGCGCTGAGCCTGCTGGATACCTGCCTGTTCAGCTTCACACCGCATATTACGAAGCCGCTGCCGCTGGATGGTCAGCAGCCGGATGATCTGCAGCTGCTGCAGGTAGGGCTGTATAACAGCGGCTTCTGGATGTTTAGGCAGCATGAACGCTCTTTAGAAATGCTGGACTGGCTCATCAGCCGGTTTGAAATTTACTGCTTCGATGACTTGAGCCGGAGAATGTTCTGCGACCAGAAGCTGCTGCCTATGCTGGTCCACCACTACGCCGAGGATTTCAGGAGGCTGGATGCGCCCCAGTACAATATTGCGCACTGGAATATGTTCCAGCGGGAGCTGTACCGTGAGGATGGCCGGTATTGGGTGGACGGAAAGCCGGTCGTATTTGTTCACCTCAGCGGGTTCAAGCCAGAGCAACCCAAGGTGCTGACACACCATCTGCACCGCATGAGTCCGGAGCTGCTGGAGGTCATCCAGCCTCTTCTGCAGGAATATGCCAGCCTGCTGACTCGCGCCGCCGCTGTGTTACAAGAGAAATCGGTCCCGGAGCCTAGGGGCTCCAAGCGGCTTGGCCGATCGCCAATCCCCGAAGTCACCAGGGAATACAAATACCTGCGCGAGCCTCGGACGGGATGGATTCTGACGGATTTTCGCAGAAGATATTATTTCCAGCATCGAAGTCTGGAAGGAGTTAAGAGACTGGAGCGGCGGGCATGGTTAAAGAAGGCGATAAAGCGCGGTCTGATCGGCTGGATTATCCGGCGATAA
- a CDS encoding spore coat protein codes for MHMQNNSPQSAMTPNMQPGTSQFNNHGGHEIFDAHEVLAGMINMLDQYQMYQQHIQDPELKGINERQHSFVIQAYNTMVDSFSTGQDPRVPTQQYTMTQNNEIVYGIKPSQPKKPNASVNQLSDQGLSAYMLGNTKAMSTLLAMTALEMTNPVLRRIMADSVPNFIEMSYEIFLYQNKHGYYQVPQLMQQDMNSMLNGYTKAPQTGQGMH; via the coding sequence ATGCATATGCAGAATAACAGCCCCCAGTCCGCCATGACACCGAACATGCAGCCCGGCACATCGCAGTTTAACAATCACGGGGGGCATGAGATTTTTGACGCTCATGAGGTGCTGGCCGGCATGATCAATATGCTGGATCAGTATCAAATGTACCAGCAGCACATCCAGGACCCTGAGCTGAAGGGAATCAACGAGCGGCAGCACAGCTTCGTCATTCAGGCGTACAACACTATGGTAGACTCCTTCTCCACAGGGCAGGACCCAAGAGTGCCCACGCAGCAGTATACAATGACGCAGAATAACGAGATCGTGTACGGCATCAAGCCCAGCCAGCCGAAGAAGCCGAATGCCTCGGTCAATCAGCTGTCTGATCAGGGGCTGTCGGCTTATATGCTAGGCAACACGAAAGCCATGTCTACCCTGCTCGCCATGACCGCGCTGGAGATGACTAACCCGGTATTGCGCCGCATTATGGCGGACAGTGTGCCGAACTTTATCGAGATGAGCTATGAGATCTTCCTGTATCAGAACAAGCATGGCTACTATCAGGTGCCGCAGCTGATGCAGCAGGATATGAACAGCATGCTGAACGGGTACACCAAGGCCCCGCAAACGGGACAAGGTATGCACTAG
- a CDS encoding glycosyltransferase → MDLLTSRPSLAVWPPEVPCSQGRRRVPLPPQYRRKTTHNALPLAGPDNVTDCAAPRPRLLLISPVFPDPNGAGREKRACQWTQKLEESYEVHMLVVLSGSQAPPDHAMLRLHPRLRYIHASPKEHSRGKQLCQALVSLCSGQISHASLSGWPTMGEEEQEQLRPYYSGMKLDKIVCFRLYLREYAVYLQRLTSCPAMELDLDDMESSTHYKIARLYRQEGQWPRSLLYMLRGMHFKREEERMGRDFEAVYVCSEEDQALLQHRLPQLRLHVMPNRLAGTPVRLPLPDTPRSLLFIGSLDYFPNEEAVSWLLREVLPRLRGVNSAWTLHVAGHTSSEDLRRRLNDSEGVHYYGRVERVEEVYRPSYIVVSPLHAGGGTKLKILEAMGFGRPIVATGESVYGLGLTPQEHYVPAETAEEFAAACERLAESPELAFRLSDQARQVFIEKYTFEMTDYPGGSKSSL, encoded by the coding sequence ATGGATCTGCTGACATCGCGGCCGAGCTTGGCAGTTTGGCCGCCGGAGGTGCCTTGTTCACAAGGCCGGAGGAGAGTGCCTCTGCCACCTCAATACCGGCGCAAGACAACGCATAATGCCCTGCCTCTGGCAGGCCCGGACAACGTGACGGACTGCGCCGCGCCGCGTCCCCGGCTATTGCTGATCTCTCCGGTGTTTCCCGATCCGAACGGAGCCGGCAGAGAGAAGCGGGCTTGTCAGTGGACACAGAAGCTGGAGGAGAGCTATGAGGTTCATATGCTTGTCGTTCTCTCAGGCAGTCAGGCTCCCCCTGACCATGCCATGCTGAGGCTTCACCCCCGGCTTCGCTATATCCATGCCAGCCCGAAAGAGCACTCCAGGGGAAAGCAGCTATGTCAAGCGCTCGTGTCTCTGTGCAGTGGACAAATCTCTCATGCCTCTCTGTCCGGCTGGCCGACAATGGGAGAGGAAGAGCAGGAGCAGCTAAGACCCTATTACAGCGGTATGAAGCTGGACAAGATTGTATGCTTCCGGCTCTACCTGAGAGAGTACGCTGTATACCTGCAGCGTTTGACAAGCTGTCCGGCGATGGAGCTGGACCTGGACGATATGGAATCCTCGACGCATTACAAAATCGCGCGCTTGTACCGGCAAGAAGGGCAATGGCCAAGATCTCTCCTCTATATGCTTCGGGGAATGCATTTCAAGCGGGAAGAGGAGCGCATGGGGCGCGACTTTGAAGCCGTGTATGTCTGCTCGGAGGAGGATCAGGCCCTGCTCCAGCACAGGCTGCCGCAGCTGCGCCTTCATGTCATGCCTAACCGTCTGGCCGGCACGCCGGTGCGCCTTCCGCTTCCGGATACGCCTCGCAGCCTGCTGTTTATCGGCTCGCTCGATTATTTCCCGAATGAAGAGGCGGTCTCCTGGCTGCTTCGGGAGGTGCTGCCCCGCCTGAGAGGAGTCAATTCGGCCTGGACACTTCATGTAGCGGGACATACGAGCAGCGAGGACCTGCGAAGACGGCTGAATGACAGTGAGGGCGTCCATTACTATGGACGGGTTGAGCGGGTTGAAGAGGTATACCGCCCAAGCTATATCGTCGTCTCTCCGCTTCATGCCGGCGGCGGCACAAAGCTGAAGATTCTGGAAGCGATGGGCTTCGGGCGTCCGATCGTGGCTACAGGGGAGTCGGTATACGGGCTAGGCTTAACGCCGCAGGAGCATTATGTGCCGGCCGAGACCGCCGAGGAGTTCGCGGCGGCCTGTGAGCGGCTGGCGGAATCGCCGGAGCTGGCCTTTCGTCTCTCGGATCAGGCGCGGCAGGTATTCATAGAGAAGTATACGTTTGAGATGACAGACTACCCGGGCGGGTCGAAGTCGTCACTGTAA
- a CDS encoding glycosyltransferase, which yields MTMIPKVFHFVFGLKPQTEPFHLSHYMAIASCIEVNRPERVYFHYEHLPYGEWWDRIKDSLVLHPIQQDESMAAYDYKDPSLEQYRYAHLSDISRLEMLLEYGGVYADIDTMFVRPIPEELYRHPCVMGHEKVDLNVSAAREAGGSLCNALIMAEPGSRFIQYWLDSIMQEFDGSWSAHSTFLPYRLSRSFPELVHVEPESSFFHLDWSREGIRRLFHQQVELPENVYSLHLWSHLWWNKERNDFTYFHAGRLTPHFIAHGSSTYSALGRPFLPQDEVYARSVYQREIWRNRVENLALFFRRIQRAWHD from the coding sequence ATGACGATGATTCCCAAGGTGTTTCACTTTGTGTTCGGCTTGAAGCCGCAGACCGAGCCCTTCCATCTCTCGCACTATATGGCGATTGCCTCCTGTATAGAGGTGAACCGGCCGGAACGGGTGTATTTTCACTATGAGCACCTTCCGTATGGGGAGTGGTGGGACCGTATCAAGGATTCCCTGGTGCTACACCCCATTCAGCAGGATGAATCTATGGCCGCCTATGATTATAAAGACCCTTCGCTTGAGCAATACCGTTATGCGCACCTGTCTGACATCTCCCGGCTGGAGATGCTGCTGGAATACGGCGGGGTGTATGCAGATATTGATACGATGTTTGTGAGGCCGATTCCGGAAGAGCTGTACCGCCATCCCTGTGTCATGGGCCATGAAAAAGTGGATCTGAACGTTTCCGCTGCCCGGGAAGCCGGCGGCTCGCTGTGCAACGCTTTGATTATGGCGGAGCCGGGCTCGCGCTTTATTCAGTACTGGCTGGATTCCATCATGCAGGAATTTGACGGCTCGTGGAGTGCGCACTCGACGTTTCTGCCGTACCGGCTCAGCCGCAGCTTTCCGGAGCTTGTTCATGTGGAGCCGGAGTCGTCCTTTTTCCATCTGGACTGGAGCCGGGAGGGCATACGCCGTCTGTTCCACCAGCAGGTGGAGCTGCCGGAGAATGTATACAGTCTGCATTTATGGAGCCATCTGTGGTGGAACAAGGAACGCAATGATTTCACGTATTTTCATGCAGGGCGATTGACGCCGCATTTTATCGCGCACGGCAGCAGCACTTACAGCGCGCTGGGACGTCCTTTTTTGCCGCAGGATGAGGTTTATGCACGGAGCGTGTATCAGAGAGAGATCTGGAGAAATCGGGTGGAGAACCTGGCTCTTTTCTTCCGCCGCATACAGAGGGCATGGCATGACTGA
- a CDS encoding arginine deiminase family protein — translation MLPTKPIQPSCTSEHGELEAVLLCSPSVLDVPDLQTAEDVQWNAPVDQAKAHESFASVRDTLRAEGVHIIDYSTELTEEESQLSRQLINRFFVRDLACVFGEIILPGEPGISMRRPEYIHAHRLLETWFPKQFHITANNNMPALEFGDCLVLNQDAVWINVGLRSNVTSVDVIKDTLFQAGFSEIGIIDLPRRPDTLHLDMNCNVAHEDLILSKSYVRYFPLHVLTRSGARYEMPEQFLKRHGFEVYWIKDCKTVPDINFLNVNPETLLISKDAHKQMLTRHDKLHKKNIIEVDVTELEKGGGGIRCMTLPLVRKAT, via the coding sequence ATGCTACCCACCAAGCCCATTCAGCCCAGCTGCACGTCCGAGCACGGCGAACTGGAGGCCGTGCTGCTATGCTCGCCATCGGTACTGGATGTTCCGGATTTACAAACGGCAGAGGATGTACAATGGAATGCGCCTGTCGATCAAGCCAAGGCTCATGAAAGCTTTGCCAGCGTGCGGGATACCTTACGGGCCGAAGGCGTCCATATTATTGATTATTCTACCGAGCTGACGGAGGAGGAGAGCCAGCTGAGCCGGCAGCTGATCAATCGGTTTTTTGTGCGGGATCTGGCCTGTGTATTCGGCGAGATCATCCTTCCAGGCGAGCCGGGCATCTCTATGCGCCGGCCGGAGTATATCCATGCACACCGGCTGCTGGAGACATGGTTCCCGAAGCAGTTTCACATCACGGCTAACAATAATATGCCTGCCCTGGAGTTTGGCGATTGCCTCGTGCTGAACCAGGATGCCGTCTGGATTAACGTGGGCCTTAGATCCAACGTCACGAGTGTAGACGTGATCAAGGATACCCTGTTTCAGGCCGGCTTCTCCGAGATCGGTATCATAGATCTGCCGCGCCGTCCTGATACCCTGCACCTGGATATGAACTGCAATGTGGCTCATGAGGATCTCATTCTGTCCAAAAGCTATGTGCGCTACTTTCCTCTTCATGTGCTGACCCGAAGCGGCGCGCGGTACGAAATGCCGGAGCAATTCCTGAAGCGCCACGGCTTTGAGGTGTACTGGATCAAGGACTGCAAGACCGTACCGGATATTAACTTCCTGAATGTAAATCCCGAGACGCTGCTGATCAGTAAGGATGCACACAAGCAGATGCTGACTCGCCATGACAAGCTGCACAAGAAAAACATTATTGAAGTGGACGTCACAGAGCTCGAAAAAGGCGGCGGCGGCATCCGCTGCATGACACTGCCCCTGGTGCGAAAAGCTACTTGA
- a CDS encoding ATP-binding cassette domain-containing protein: MTEVLKLKAQCYRLREIYAAAPAALKSRLQLALGLACVLPAVDLLIVYVTYVLVMTLQAEPAAMGGWSFGQEDLSGLMGLFIGVTLLRQILEYISVWQSRTFTQRLYREYSSRLLHMYMNMSWKDFTAGTRAVKAKHLTATALDSAFSYQVFFNFIGSVMNLVLLAGTMLVLAPGAVLAGLAVLLLFGRLTSRVMKPRINRAAHEHNVHEQSYYNRLHENLNLFREIRVFGAEKVMEERAVKELDRLSQAKISLSVLPHIPKIALESLFTLAIGLGILYVISVDQAGTPQLIAGLASFTILSRRLIPSMSLLISSYAELEGTHSQLSILKQELAQGEQGADAPSHSVSLQEPELLRLEGISFAYEDDRAMMKQLSVSICEGDRISISGDSGRGKSTLMMILAGFIPPSRGQVRTSRSIEPGAGGIAYVPQETALLSGTIAENISFTQERADEQRMMKVLSLVKLESLVRSLPQGLNTLAGDNGILLSGGQRQRLGIARALYHQPRLLLLDEATSALDEETERQVMSSICHAMGKGAVVFISHRKENAKAFATQVIEL, translated from the coding sequence ATGACTGAGGTGTTGAAGCTGAAGGCGCAATGCTACCGGCTGCGGGAAATTTATGCAGCGGCTCCAGCGGCGCTGAAGTCCAGGCTGCAGCTGGCACTGGGACTGGCCTGCGTCCTGCCGGCTGTGGATCTATTGATCGTATACGTGACCTACGTCCTCGTTATGACGCTGCAGGCAGAGCCTGCCGCGATGGGAGGATGGTCCTTCGGGCAAGAGGATCTGTCTGGACTCATGGGGCTGTTCATTGGGGTAACGCTCCTCAGGCAAATCCTTGAATATATTTCCGTGTGGCAGTCCCGCACCTTCACCCAGCGTTTGTACCGGGAGTATTCGAGCCGGCTGTTACATATGTACATGAATATGTCCTGGAAAGATTTCACCGCCGGGACCCGAGCCGTGAAGGCAAAGCATCTGACCGCAACGGCGCTGGACAGTGCATTTTCGTACCAGGTGTTTTTTAATTTTATCGGCTCGGTCATGAATCTGGTGCTGCTGGCGGGAACGATGCTGGTTCTGGCTCCGGGAGCGGTGCTGGCGGGGCTCGCGGTGCTGCTGCTGTTCGGCCGGCTGACGAGCCGGGTGATGAAGCCCCGGATCAACCGGGCTGCCCATGAGCATAACGTGCATGAGCAGAGCTATTATAACCGCCTGCATGAGAATCTGAATTTGTTTCGGGAGATTCGGGTATTTGGAGCCGAAAAGGTGATGGAGGAGCGGGCGGTCAAGGAGCTGGACCGGCTCAGTCAGGCCAAGATCTCCCTGTCGGTGCTGCCGCATATCCCCAAAATCGCTCTGGAATCGCTGTTCACCCTCGCCATCGGACTCGGCATTCTGTACGTTATTTCGGTCGATCAGGCTGGCACACCGCAGCTTATTGCCGGCCTGGCGTCGTTTACCATTTTGTCCCGCCGATTGATTCCGTCCATGTCCCTGCTCATTTCCTCCTACGCCGAGCTGGAAGGGACACACAGCCAGCTGAGTATCCTGAAGCAGGAGCTTGCACAAGGGGAGCAGGGAGCTGACGCTCCTTCTCACAGCGTGTCCCTTCAAGAGCCGGAGCTGCTGAGACTGGAGGGAATTTCTTTTGCCTACGAAGACGACAGGGCGATGATGAAGCAGCTGTCTGTGAGCATCTGCGAGGGTGACCGCATTTCGATCTCCGGGGATTCCGGCCGGGGCAAAAGCACGCTCATGATGATTCTCGCCGGCTTCATCCCGCCCTCTCGGGGGCAGGTGCGTACCTCACGGAGTATAGAGCCGGGTGCAGGGGGGATTGCGTATGTGCCGCAGGAAACGGCGCTGCTGAGCGGGACGATTGCGGAGAATATCAGCTTTACGCAGGAGAGGGCGGATGAGCAGAGGATGATGAAGGTGCTGTCTCTGGTGAAGCTGGAGAGCCTGGTCCGAAGCTTGCCCCAGGGGCTCAACACGCTGGCCGGGGACAACGGCATCCTCCTCTCTGGCGGACAACGGCAGCGGCTAGGCATCGCGCGGGCGCTGTATCATCAGCCGCGTCTGCTGCTGCTGGATGAAGCGACCTCCGCGCTGGATGAAGAGACCGAGCGGCAGGTGATGTCCAGCATTTGTCATGCCATGGGAAAGGGCGCGGTTGTGTTCATCTCGCACCGAAAAGAAAATGCTAAAGCGTTTGCCACCCAGGTCATTGAGCTATAG
- a CDS encoding YqcI/YcgG family protein produces the protein MEILVDKKELEAQLDTLPPWKREAFTSFASIIADSDNTYPCIPGRQGFLMNHLRYAFIGDPRNPGSAEQLAQALGAYGEISRSTGNYASLAVFVETPEELLQDSTVEDYRSLFWKLLNEVTSLDPREWPEGIPTDPTDPGWEFCFQGEPYFAFCATPAHVERRSRHFPGMLLAFQPRWVFDEMNASTVLGRKMKQLIRKRLVEYDGFPGHPDLKWYGQDDNHEWKQYFLSDDNSSPSKCPFNRMKQTISRILK, from the coding sequence GTGGAAATCCTCGTGGATAAAAAAGAGCTGGAGGCGCAGCTGGACACCCTGCCTCCCTGGAAGCGGGAAGCCTTCACATCCTTCGCCTCCATCATTGCGGACAGTGACAATACGTATCCCTGCATTCCGGGAAGACAGGGCTTTCTGATGAATCATCTGCGGTACGCATTTATCGGCGATCCCCGGAATCCCGGCTCGGCCGAACAGCTGGCTCAGGCGCTCGGAGCCTACGGCGAAATATCCCGCAGCACCGGTAACTACGCTTCATTAGCGGTATTTGTGGAGACGCCAGAAGAGCTGCTGCAGGATAGCACTGTCGAGGATTATCGGTCGCTGTTCTGGAAGCTTTTGAATGAGGTCACCTCACTGGATCCCCGGGAGTGGCCCGAAGGCATCCCGACCGATCCGACCGACCCGGGCTGGGAGTTCTGTTTTCAGGGGGAGCCTTACTTTGCATTTTGCGCGACCCCGGCGCATGTGGAGCGGCGAAGCCGTCATTTTCCGGGCATGCTGCTGGCGTTTCAGCCCCGCTGGGTGTTTGATGAGATGAACGCCTCCACCGTGCTGGGTCGCAAGATGAAGCAGCTGATCCGCAAGCGTCTGGTGGAATACGACGGGTTCCCCGGTCATCCCGATCTGAAATGGTACGGCCAGGATGACAATCATGAATGGAAGCAATATTTTCTCAGCGATGATAACAGCAGCCCGTCCAAATGCCCGTTCAACCGGATGAAGCAAACCATATCCCGTATTCTCAAGTAG